One window of Mixophyes fleayi isolate aMixFle1 chromosome 3, aMixFle1.hap1, whole genome shotgun sequence genomic DNA carries:
- the B3GNT7 gene encoding UDP-GlcNAc:betaGal beta-1,3-N-acetylglucosaminyltransferase 7: protein MLQWKKKVYKSLCICFCVVVTLTIFQRGTSPSLPFTQKSMDTEELMSAVKRDTYPVPESFWLTKKEVQMDTNSIDNTTEWDVNSINCTANLNITKLDWFKALEPNFQQFLLYRHCRYFPMIINNPQKCSGDIDLLIVVKSIITQHDRRDVIRKTWGKEKKLNGKKIRTLFLLGTAMKEEERANYQKLLDFENQIYGDILQWNFLDSFFNLTLKEVHFLKWMTIYCHRVTYIFKGDDDVFVSPNNVLDFLEGKQSPDLFVGDVLYKARPIRKKENKYYIPASLYNKTNYPPYAGGGGFIMAGSLVKALYKASETLDLYPIDDVFLGMCLEVIKVNPIMHEGFKTFGLVKNKKSKMNKDPCFFRSVMVVHKLLPAELLHMWELVHSNLTCSRKIEIL from the coding sequence GAAAAAGAAAGTCTACAAAAGCTTGTGCATCTGCTTCTGTGTGGTGGTCACATTGACCATCTTTCAGAGGGGAACATCCCCCAGTCTTCCTTTCACTCAAAAAAGTATGGATACTGAAGAGCTTATGAGTGCTGTGAAAAGAGACACTTATCCTGTACCAGAAAGCTTTTGGTTAACCAAAAAAGAGGTACAGATGGACACAAATTCTATTGATAATACTACTGAATGGGATGTAAACTCCATCAACTGCACTGCCAACTTGAACATCACCAAGCTGGACTGGTTCAAGGCTCTGGAACCCAACTTTCAACAATTCCTCCTTTATCGGCACTGTCGTTACTTCCCCATGATTATTAATAACCCACAGAAGTGCAGTGGTGACATTGATTTGCTAATTGTGGTAAAGTCAATAATCACGCAGCATGACCGCAGGGATGTGATCCGTAAAACCTGGGGAAAAGAGAAAAAGTTGAATGGCAAAAAAATAAGAACACTGTTTCTTCTGGGGACAGCTATGAAAGAAGAGGAACGAGCCAATTACCAAAAACTACTGGACTTTGAAAACCAAATCTATGGAGATATACTTCAGTGGAATTTTCTTGATTCCTTTTTTAACTTGACTCTTAAGGAAGTTCATTTTCTGAAGTGGATGACCATCTACTGTCATAGGGTAACCTACATCTTTAAAGGGGATGATGATGTATTTGTCAGCCCCAATAATGTCTTGGACTTTCTGGAAGGCAAACAGTCACCTGACCTCTTTGTAGGTGATGTGCTCTACAAAGCTCGACCCATCCGTAAGAAAGAAAATAAGTATTATATCCCAGCCTCCTTGTATAACAAAACGAACTATCCCCCATATGCAGGTGGTGGTGGCTTCATTATGGCAGGTTCTTTGGTCAAAGCATTATATAAAGCTTCAGAGACATTGGATCTTTATCCTATTGATGACGTTTTCCTAGGGATGTGCCTCGAAGTTATCAAGGTCAATCCTATAATGCATGAAGGGTTTAAAACCTTTGGCCTTGTAAAAAACAAGAAAAGCAAGATGAACAAAGATCCATGCTTCTTTCGAAGTGTGATGGTTGTACACAAACTGCTCCCTGCTGAACTCCTGCACATGTGGGAACTTGTACATAGTAACTTGACCTGTTCCCGGAAAATTGAGATCCTTTAG